A single Flavobacterium sp. 1 DNA region contains:
- a CDS encoding sugar phosphate isomerase/epimerase has translation MKLVTIRKNLIIAILLVLAGTFNSEVSAQSSKKQRYKVAVCDWMILKRQKLGSFALASEIKADGIELDMGGLGKRPTFDSKLGDPIERQKFLDKSKETGVGISSIAMSGFYAQSFAKRDSITFMINDCVATMKNMKVKVAYLPLGTESDLNKNPELRPIIIERLKWAGKQVGKIGGVIAIETSLNATEEKKLLEEIGCKHIKSSFNFANAVDNGRDIATELKILGKKHLAQIHASTTDNVWLENDKNVDMPKIKKVLDEMKWKGWLIVERSRDVTQVHNVKANYGANVAYLKKIFQN, from the coding sequence ATGAAATTAGTTACTATTCGAAAGAACTTAATTATTGCAATTCTTCTTGTTCTTGCAGGAACATTCAATAGCGAAGTTTCCGCTCAATCATCAAAAAAACAACGTTACAAAGTGGCGGTTTGCGATTGGATGATTCTAAAAAGACAAAAACTCGGCTCATTTGCTTTAGCAAGCGAAATAAAAGCAGACGGAATTGAACTGGATATGGGTGGTTTGGGAAAAAGACCAACATTCGACAGTAAATTAGGCGACCCGATCGAAAGACAAAAGTTTCTGGATAAGTCGAAAGAAACAGGTGTCGGAATCAGTTCCATCGCAATGTCCGGATTTTATGCACAATCCTTTGCCAAAAGAGATTCAATTACCTTTATGATTAACGATTGTGTGGCAACAATGAAAAATATGAAAGTAAAAGTCGCTTATTTACCTTTGGGTACCGAAAGCGATTTGAATAAAAATCCCGAATTACGTCCGATAATTATCGAAAGATTAAAATGGGCAGGAAAACAAGTTGGAAAAATAGGAGGTGTCATCGCTATTGAAACTTCATTGAACGCTACCGAAGAGAAAAAACTATTGGAAGAAATTGGCTGTAAACACATCAAAAGTTCTTTCAATTTTGCTAATGCCGTAGATAACGGAAGAGACATTGCCACCGAATTGAAGATTTTAGGTAAAAAACATCTGGCTCAAATTCACGCTTCGACAACAGATAACGTTTGGCTGGAAAACGATAAAAATGTCGATATGCCAAAAATCAAAAAAGTGCTGGACGAAATGAAGTGGAAAGGCTGGTTAATCGTAGAACGTTCCCGTGATGTAACGCAAGTACATAATGTAAAAGCGAATTATGGAGCCAATGTAGCGTACTTGAAGAAAATTTTTCAGAATTAA
- a CDS encoding exo-alpha-sialidase — translation MKLKDITIVFFGLLLLGSCKSALEKKTWKEGILVDEFIYDKAPYSSCHAVTIVEATNGDLVASWFGGTAERNPDVCIWVSRKPKGSDKWTEGIQVADGIMKDGPRLPTWNPVLYQIPDGDLMLFYKIGPKPSEWWGVIRTSSDGGKTWSEAKKMPEGFLGPIKNKPVLLSNGTLLCPSSIEGDGWRLRMESTPDFGKTWVMGDTLSRGKQKINAIQPSILFHKDGSIQAIGRTRNRAIFSTFSKDNGKIWSKIELIGLPNNNSGTDAVTLKNGKHLLVYNHVLPPGKEAKGPRTPLNLSISDDGINWKAVLVLEDSKISQYSYPSIIQSSDGMVHIVYTWRREKLKYVKIDPSKLVAIPIKNGIWPGNEGKEVKAVKAEEE, via the coding sequence ATGAAACTCAAAGATATAACTATCGTCTTTTTTGGATTGCTGCTTTTAGGAAGCTGTAAATCTGCTTTGGAGAAAAAGACTTGGAAAGAAGGAATTTTGGTAGACGAATTCATATACGACAAAGCGCCATATTCATCGTGCCACGCTGTAACAATTGTGGAAGCAACCAACGGAGATTTAGTAGCATCATGGTTTGGCGGAACTGCCGAAAGAAATCCTGATGTTTGTATTTGGGTTAGCAGAAAACCAAAAGGAAGCGACAAGTGGACTGAAGGTATTCAAGTAGCTGATGGTATTATGAAAGACGGGCCAAGATTACCAACTTGGAATCCTGTTTTGTACCAAATTCCAGATGGAGATTTGATGTTGTTTTACAAAATCGGACCAAAACCATCCGAGTGGTGGGGCGTAATCAGAACTTCTTCTGATGGCGGAAAAACTTGGTCGGAAGCTAAAAAAATGCCGGAAGGATTTTTAGGACCAATTAAAAACAAACCGGTTTTATTGAGTAATGGAACGCTTTTATGCCCCTCAAGTATCGAAGGTGATGGCTGGCGTTTGCGTATGGAATCGACTCCGGATTTTGGTAAAACCTGGGTTATGGGAGATACTTTGTCCAGAGGAAAACAAAAAATAAATGCCATTCAGCCAAGTATTCTTTTTCATAAAGACGGAAGTATTCAAGCGATTGGGAGAACCAGAAACAGAGCCATTTTCAGCACATTTTCTAAAGATAACGGAAAAATTTGGTCGAAGATAGAACTAATTGGTTTACCAAATAACAACTCCGGAACCGATGCCGTAACGCTTAAAAACGGGAAACATTTATTGGTTTATAATCATGTTTTGCCTCCTGGAAAAGAGGCTAAAGGACCAAGAACACCTTTAAATCTTTCTATTTCTGATGATGGAATCAATTGGAAAGCGGTATTGGTTTTGGAAGATTCTAAAATCAGTCAATATTCGTATCCATCTATAATTCAGAGTTCAGACGGAATGGTGCATATCGTTTACACTTGGAGAAGAGAAAAACTGAAATACGTAAAAATAGATCCAAGTAAATTGGTCGCTATTCCAATCAAAAACGGAATCTGGCCAGGGAATGAAGGTAAGGAAGTAAAAGCTGTTAAAGCAGAAGAGGAATAG
- a CDS encoding glycoside hydrolase family 78 protein — protein MKKSFLYTFILIALLCFSLAEAQNKISVTNLQCEMLNNPEGIDVVQPRLSWQIKSDVNDVKQTAYQIMVASTLENLNANKVDLWDSGKVTSDESVNIIYNGKKLGERQNAFWKVTVFTNKGEIKSATTAHFSIGILTYADWKSTRWIGYEKLSKDDSVSQYSRLSARYLRKEINLKKQVKSAKVYIMGMGLYELYINGNKIGDQVLAPVPTDYTKNVKYNVFDVTSQLKEGKNMLGTILGNGRFFAMRQDYKPYKIKSFGFPKMALQLFVEYTDGTKDIIRTDDTWKLTTDGPILSNNEYDGEEYDARKEMKGWATTNFDNKNWVNARYVQEPGGFYEAQMTPNMKIMGEVKPISIKATAKGTYILDMGQNMVGWLQLKVKGKSGDQITMKFAESLQANGSLYIANLRDAKTTDVYTLKGEGEEIWEPRFIFHGFRFVEISGFPIKPTLDNFVGKVVYDDIKTTGTFESSDATMNQIFKNAWWGISGNYKGMPIDCPQRNERQPWLGDRTTGAYGESFLFDNQTLYAKWLDDIKYSQTQDGGLPDVAPAFWRYYGDNVTWPGTYITVGDMLYQQFGDAEVIKKQYPSMKKWMVYMEENYLKDDLMDKDKYGDWCVPPESLELIRSKDPARLTDGQLLSSAFYYQLLGIMKKFAKIASADADIAHYDDLTTRIKKAFNTKFLNTEKNYYANNTVTANVLPLAFGLVPENLIDKVFQNMVHEVEVTKQGHISTGVIGTQFLMRTLTNFGRGDLAYKLASNKTYPSWGYMVENGATTIWELWNGNTADPTMNSQNHVMLLGDLLIWYYENMAGIKSNPETPGFKQIIMKPDFNAGLTYVNASYESIYGLIKSDWKKNKNTLEWKITIPANSSAVVYLPTTNASSVMVNKQKLTQFSSSYKTENNNIVLTLESGSYTLNLKFQ, from the coding sequence ATGAAAAAATCATTTCTATATACATTCATCTTAATCGCATTGCTCTGTTTTTCTTTGGCAGAAGCCCAAAACAAAATCAGCGTAACCAATCTGCAATGCGAAATGCTGAACAATCCGGAAGGAATTGATGTGGTTCAGCCACGTTTGAGCTGGCAGATAAAGTCGGATGTGAACGATGTAAAACAAACGGCTTATCAAATTATGGTCGCTTCAACTTTAGAAAATCTGAATGCGAACAAAGTTGATTTATGGGATAGCGGAAAAGTAACAAGTGACGAATCTGTCAATATTATATACAACGGAAAAAAGTTGGGCGAGCGACAAAATGCGTTTTGGAAAGTAACTGTTTTTACGAATAAAGGCGAAATCAAATCGGCTACAACTGCCCATTTCAGCATCGGGATTTTAACTTATGCCGACTGGAAATCGACTCGCTGGATTGGCTATGAAAAATTGTCGAAAGATGACAGCGTTTCCCAGTATTCGAGATTGTCAGCCCGCTATTTGCGAAAAGAAATCAACCTCAAAAAACAAGTGAAATCCGCCAAAGTTTACATAATGGGAATGGGCTTGTATGAGTTGTACATCAACGGAAATAAAATTGGCGATCAGGTTTTGGCACCCGTTCCGACGGATTACACCAAAAACGTAAAATACAATGTTTTTGACGTGACTTCGCAATTGAAAGAAGGTAAAAATATGCTGGGAACGATTTTAGGGAATGGACGATTTTTTGCGATGCGTCAGGATTACAAACCGTATAAAATCAAATCTTTTGGTTTTCCGAAAATGGCTTTGCAATTGTTTGTCGAATATACCGATGGAACCAAAGACATCATCCGGACAGACGATACCTGGAAATTAACCACTGACGGACCGATTTTATCCAACAACGAATACGACGGCGAAGAATACGATGCCCGAAAGGAAATGAAAGGCTGGGCTACGACCAATTTTGACAATAAAAACTGGGTAAATGCTAGATACGTTCAGGAACCAGGCGGTTTTTATGAAGCGCAGATGACGCCGAATATGAAAATAATGGGCGAGGTAAAACCGATTTCGATAAAAGCTACTGCCAAAGGAACTTATATTTTGGATATGGGTCAGAATATGGTGGGCTGGTTGCAACTGAAAGTGAAAGGGAAAAGCGGTGACCAAATCACAATGAAATTTGCCGAATCTTTGCAGGCTAATGGTTCGCTGTACATTGCCAATTTGCGTGATGCGAAAACGACTGATGTTTATACTTTGAAAGGCGAAGGCGAAGAAATCTGGGAACCTCGTTTTATATTCCACGGTTTTCGATTTGTAGAGATTTCAGGTTTTCCGATTAAACCAACTTTGGATAATTTCGTTGGAAAAGTGGTGTATGACGATATCAAAACGACTGGAACTTTCGAATCTTCGGATGCTACGATGAACCAGATTTTTAAAAATGCCTGGTGGGGCATCAGCGGAAATTACAAAGGAATGCCAATCGACTGTCCACAGCGAAATGAGCGTCAGCCTTGGTTGGGCGATAGAACAACGGGTGCTTATGGCGAAAGTTTTTTATTCGATAACCAGACTTTGTATGCCAAATGGCTCGATGATATTAAATATTCGCAAACACAGGACGGAGGATTACCAGATGTGGCGCCGGCATTTTGGCGTTATTACGGTGATAATGTGACCTGGCCGGGAACGTATATCACAGTGGGCGATATGCTGTACCAACAATTTGGCGATGCAGAAGTGATCAAAAAACAATACCCGTCTATGAAAAAATGGATGGTGTATATGGAAGAAAATTATCTGAAAGATGATTTAATGGATAAAGACAAATATGGTGATTGGTGTGTTCCGCCGGAATCATTAGAGTTGATTCGTTCCAAAGATCCTGCCCGTTTAACGGATGGACAATTGTTATCAAGTGCATTTTATTATCAGCTTTTGGGCATTATGAAAAAGTTTGCCAAAATTGCCAGTGCCGATGCCGATATTGCTCATTATGATGATTTGACAACAAGAATCAAAAAAGCATTCAATACCAAATTTTTAAATACGGAAAAAAACTACTACGCCAATAATACAGTAACGGCTAACGTATTGCCTTTGGCTTTCGGTCTGGTTCCTGAAAATTTGATAGACAAAGTTTTCCAAAATATGGTTCACGAAGTTGAAGTGACTAAACAAGGTCATATCAGCACAGGCGTTATTGGAACACAATTTTTGATGCGAACGCTGACGAACTTCGGAAGAGGGGATTTGGCATATAAACTGGCTTCCAACAAAACCTATCCAAGCTGGGGTTATATGGTCGAAAACGGAGCCACTACCATTTGGGAATTATGGAACGGAAACACCGCAGACCCAACAATGAATTCGCAAAATCACGTGATGCTTTTGGGTGATTTACTGATCTGGTATTACGAAAATATGGCAGGAATCAAGAGCAATCCTGAAACTCCGGGATTCAAGCAAATCATTATGAAACCGGATTTCAATGCCGGATTGACGTATGTAAATGCCTCTTACGAATCGATTTACGGACTGATTAAAAGCGACTGGAAGAAAAACAAAAACACTTTAGAATGGAAAATTACCATTCCGGCCAACTCATCGGCTGTAGTGTATTTGCCAACAACGAATGCTTCATCAGTAATGGTAAACAAGCAAAAACTGACTCAATTTTCATCTTCTTATAAAACCGAAAACAATAACATAGTCCTGACTTTAGAATCGGGTTCTTATACTTTGAATTTAAAGTTTCAATAG